CCGATTGATATGGAAATTAAGCCATAAAGTAGAGGATCAACGCCTACTTTTACTAATCCGTCGTTACTTACAATGTGGAATTATGAAAGGGGGAGTGACATCTGTACGAATTAAAGGAACCCCACAAGGGAGTCCTTTATCACCACTTTTGTCAAACGTTGTACTAGATGAACTTGATAAAGAATTAGAATCTAGAGGTCATTGTTTTGTAAGATATGCTGACGATTTTAGCATTTTTGTTCGCAGCCATAGAGCCAGCGAGAGAGTAAAGAAATCGATAAGCAACTTTCTCACCTCTCAACTTAAATTAAAAGTCAATGAAGAAAAGAGTATCAGTTGTGAGAGTAGTAAAACCGAACTACTAGGCTACACTATCTTAAACAACGGAACACTTATCATTGGAAGATCTCGAACCGCACGTCTTAAATCTAAGGTAAGAATGGTAACCAAACGTAACCGAGGACAAAGTCTGAAACAAGTTGTAGAAGAACTTAATCCTATCTTACGAGGATGGTTTAATTATTTTAAATGGGCAAGTTGCAAACGTATATTGAATGATATCGACGCATGGATTCGAAGAAAGTTAAGATGTTATCGATTGAAGCAATGCAAGAAAACGATCGCAGTAAAACGATTTCTGAATAATCTAGGAGTTCGGACATGGCAGAGTTGGATTCTAGCACTGTCAGGTAAGGGTTGGTGGCGTAAGTCAAGCAGTCCACAATCACATCAAGCAATGAGTTTGCAATGGTTCGATAAATTAGGGCTATACAATATGTCGATAAACTACGAAAAGTTCAGAGTTAATTGAAACCGCCGTATACGAGAGTATGTACGGTGGTGTGAGAGGGCGGGGGAGTAATCCCCCTACCTACTCGATTTTTGTATAATACTTCTTTCTTAGGAATTGTGCTACTTTCACCAATAGAATTAAAGCGGGAACCTCAATGAGAGGGCCAATAACTCCAGTAAATGCTTGTCCTGAATTTAGACCAAACACTGCGATTGCAACCGCGATTGCTAATTCAAAATTATTCCCTGTAGCAGTGAATGAGATTGATGCATTCTCTTTGTAGTTCGCCCCCATTTTTCGACTAGCCCAAAAGCTCAATAGGAACATTATAATAAAGTATATTAGCAAGGGAATGGCAATACGAACCACATCCATAGGGATCTCAACAATAAGCTCTCCTTTTAAAGAAAACATCACTACAATAGTAAATAGTAGAGAGATCAGAGTGAGTGGGGATATGCTTGGGATGAATTTTGTTTGATACCACTCTTCACCTTTAAGGCGTACCAAGATAAGCCTTGAAAGTAGTCCCATTAAAAAAGGAATCCCTAGATAGATTGCC
The Prolixibacteraceae bacterium DNA segment above includes these coding regions:
- the ltrA gene encoding group II intron reverse transcriptase/maturase, yielding MGKQVKRVNKQGRALATDLIGIVCSHDNLHRAFKQVKRNKGAAGIDRVPVGKFSTWYAEYGESMVDNILLGTYYPQSVRSVMIPKANGGDRELGIPTVQDRVIQQAISQVLTPIYENEFSNYSYGFRPKRSAHQALKQASEYVSDDMYYVVDMDMKSFFDEVNHDRLIWKLSHKVEDQRLLLLIRRYLQCGIMKGGVTSVRIKGTPQGSPLSPLLSNVVLDELDKELESRGHCFVRYADDFSIFVRSHRASERVKKSISNFLTSQLKLKVNEEKSISCESSKTELLGYTILNNGTLIIGRSRTARLKSKVRMVTKRNRGQSLKQVVEELNPILRGWFNYFKWASCKRILNDIDAWIRRKLRCYRLKQCKKTIAVKRFLNNLGVRTWQSWILALSGKGWWRKSSSPQSHQAMSLQWFDKLGLYNMSINYEKFRVN